From the genome of Vicia villosa cultivar HV-30 ecotype Madison, WI linkage group LG2, Vvil1.0, whole genome shotgun sequence, one region includes:
- the LOC131652038 gene encoding zinc finger CCCH domain-containing protein 44, translating into MEEVKTETPATATVTEVKVVEAPTKVVADVKMTERDGGFSARKVVLAIAAADSDVLTKKRARPIVEIPKAVPPPKQKQKQKMMKKEDEDVCFICFDGGSLVLCDRRGCPKAYHPACVKRDEAFFRSKAKWNCGWHICSSCQKASHYMCYTCTYSLCKGCIQDADFVCVRGSKGLCGMCKKTIMMIENSAQGNKEMCEVDFDDKTSWEYLFKVYWVYLKADLSLTFDELLRAKNPLRDAAPVVRTSHELNHLNKDDKGSGSDNSCIDIESNNLKNKKPKGPSGGDAGVSLPECASWASKELLEFVSHMRNGDTSLLSQFDVQNLLLEYIKKNNLRDPQQKSQIVCDSRLVNLFGKARLGYIEMLMLLEPHFLVKDNTPAENNLGAGISDAVANENEAIDNYNKQPILANDKRGSTSKRDDLPVPQNNQDAYAAINAHNINLIYLRRSLMESLIDDTERIHEKIAGSFVRIRISSGDQKQDMYRLVQVVGISKVAEPYKIGTRTTDIKLEILNLNRKEVISIDEISNQEFSEDESKRLRQSIKYGLSKRLTVGEILNKALTFQEIRVNDLLEAEKLRLNNLRDRASEKGHRKELKECVEKLQQLNSLEERQRRLHEIPDVHSDPNLDSLYESDEDAGESDGNKQDGNIPIFSRIWDGVLNGVGGRTRDLSTASDSIGNACLAKKHIEPNETAIDDSANVVIKSEVSSLAVDISSPLLSTGIEQPFDDFMNDKTWHYQDPSSKVQGPFSMLQLYKWNASGHFPPDLRIWRIDEKQVNSILLNDALNGKCSKNVPLQQSSLSLSLGASVTLGDTESSQDGGRNSIQNVISAANGIIEHTREHKVDDTSTQSNGKDESVRSNGWHDQSHVHPLQQPTVFAENLNENSTNKLSENHEIEKNPEDNGNRGSDRTSGGQNHPKQSDSEDNSGQSSGQSWRHLDVNISSNCLDTTSTHVSETTTSPLRLGFDLHRPPSPSACNTITWQAIIGEPDDFDESVSDLLAEVEAMESLGGLESPTSIMKRSEELTDGSKNLCLSFAELSPILDAGKGDALSSTCDLQLLSQSTVAEEPLQQADVHHHHQRISGELSSRNSKVDVGSNNICVSSNQWESGSENSSIFPSTETLDMTVDTTWRLGLESSTQLGWGGMDQRNANTGWGIGQAAVNANRSSNSCTSVVTPSFGDSQTRYGSDRFSVPRDRGFPGHGREPGLVRGRNAWNRQPVVGVGNGGSHRPLPKGQRVCKFYENGYCRKGASCHYFHP; encoded by the exons atgGAGGAAGTGAAGACGGAAACACCTGCGACGGCGACGGTGACGGAGGTGAAGGTAGTGGAAGCTCCGACGAAGGTTGTTGCCGATGTTAAGATGACAGAGAGAGACGGTGGTTTTTCTGCGCGTAAAGTAGTGCTTGCGATTGCTGCCGCGGATAGTGATGTTTTGACGAAGAAGCGTGCTCGTCCGATTGTAGAAATTCCGAAGGCAGTACCTCCGCCGAAGCAGAAGCAAAagcagaagatgatgaagaaagaaGATGAGGATGTTTGTTTTATATGCTTCGATGGTGGAAGTCTCGTTCTCTGCGATCGCCG GGGTTGTCCTAAAGCATATCATCCGGCATGTGTCAAGAGAGATGAGGCATTCTTCCGTTCAAAAGCCAAATGGAATTGTG GTTGGCATATATGCAGTTCTTGTCAGAAAGCATCACATTATATGTGCTATACTTGTACGTATTCTTTGTGCAAGGGGTGTATACAAGATGCTGATTTTGTTTGTGTTAGAGGGAGTAAAGGTTTGTGTGGAATGTGCAAGAAAACTATAATGATGATTGAGAACAGTGCCCAGGGAAATAAGGAAATG TGTGAAGTGGATTTCGATGACAAGACCAGCTGGGAGTATCTTTTCAAGGTGTATTGGGTATATTTGAAAGCGGATTTATCTTTAACATTTGATGAGCTACTTCGTGCTAAAAACCCATTGAGAGATGCTGCTCCCGTGGTTCGAACTTCCCATGAACTTAATCATCTTAATAAAGACGACAAAGGATCTGGTTCTGACAACTCCTGCATAGACATAGAatcaaataatttgaaaaataagaagCCTAAGGGACCTTCAGGTGGTGACGCGGGTGTGTCTCTGCCTGAATGTGCGAGTTGGGCATCAAAGGAGCTTCTGGAGTTTGTCTCTCATATGAGAAATGGTGATACATCTCTCCTGTCTCAATTTGATGTCCAGAATCTCTTGCTGGAGTACATAAAGAAGAACAATCTGCGTGATCCTCAACAGAAATCCCAAATTGTTTGTGACTCTAGACTAGTAAATTTGTTTGGAAAAGCACGTCTTGGCTACATTGAAATGCTAATGCTCCTTGAACCCCACTTCCTTGTAAAAGACAATACCCCTGCAGAAAATAATCTTGGAGCAGGAATTAGTGATGCTGTTGCTAATGAAAATGAGGCCATTGACAACTACAATAAACAGCCGATATTAGCTAATGATAAAAGAGGTTCAACAAGTAAAAGAGATGACTTGCCTGTGCCACAAAATAATCAAGATGCATATGCTGCAATAAATGCTCACAACATTAACTTGATCTACTTGCGTCGAAGTCTGATGGAGAGTCTGATTGATGATACTGAAAGGATTCACGAGAAGATTGCTGGTTCTTTTGTGCGGATAAGAATCTCTAGTGGTGATCAGAAACAAGATATGTATAGGCTTGTCCAAGTTGTAG GAATAAGCAAGGTTGCTGAACCGTACAAAATTGGCACTAGAACTACTGATATTAAGCTTGAAATTTTAAACTTAAATCGGAAAGAGGTCATATCCATAGATGAGATTTCGAATCAGGAGTTCTCTGAG GATGAAAGCAAGCGACTGCGTCAAAGTATAAAGTATGGGCTTTCAAAGAGATTGACCGTG GGAGAGATTCTGAACAAAGCGTTGACATTTCAAGAAATTAGAGTTAATGAT TTGTTGGAAGCTGAGAAATTGCGGCTTAACAATCTGCGTGATAGAGCAAGCGAGAAGGGGCACAGAAAAGA GCTTAAAGAATGTGTGGAAAAGTTGCAGCAGCTAAATTCACTTGAGGAACGTCAGCGCAGGTTGCATGAAATCCCAGATGTACACTCTGACCCTAATTTGGATTCATTGTACGAGTCTGATGAAGATGCAGGAGAGTCAGATGGCAATAAACAAG ATGGCAATATACCTATTTTTTCCAGAATTTGGGATGGTGTCTTGAATGGTGTTGGGGGCAGAACACGAGACTTGAGCACAGCCAGTGACTCGATTGGAAATGCATGCTTAGCAAAGAAGCATATTGAGCCTAACGAAACTGCTATTGATGATAGTGCTAATGTTGTAATAAAATCAGAAGTGTCTAGTCTTGCAGTTGACATTTCATCTCCACTTCTCTCTACAGGGATTGAGCAGCCatttgatgattttatgaatGATAAAACATGGCATTATCAGGATCCATCTAGTAAGGTTCAAGGACCTTTTTCTATGTTGCAGTTGTATAAGTGGAATGCAAGTGGACATTTCCCTCCAGATCTCAGAATATGGAGGATAGATGAGAAACAAGTAAACTCTATATTGTTAAATGATGCACTTAATGGGAAATGTTCCAAAAATGTGCCATTGCAGCAGAGCAGCCTATCGCTCTCTTTAGGAGCCAGTGTTACATTGGGTGACACAGAAAGCAGTCAGGATGGTGGGAGGAATTCAATACAGAATGTAATTTCTGCTGCCAACGGAATCATAGAACATACAAGAGAACATAAAGTGGATGACACTTCTACCCAGTCTAATGGTAAAGATGAATCTGTTAGGAGCAATGGATGGCATGACCAGTCACATGTACACCCTTTGCAACAACCAACTGTGTTTGCTGAGAATTTGAACGAGAATAGTACCAACAAGTTAAGTGAAAATCATGAGATTGAGAAAAACCCTGAAGATAATGGAAATCGTGGCTCGGACAGGACTTCTGGTGGTCAGAATCATCCGAAGCAATCAGACAGTGAAGACAACTCAGGACAATCTTCGGGACAAAGCTGGAGACACCTTGACGTAAATATTTCTTCCAATTGCTTGGACACCACATCTACTCATGTTTCTGAGACTACAACATCACCACTTAGACTGGGATTTGATTTGCACCGCCCCCCTTCCCCTTCAGCATGTAATACAATTACATGGCAGGCTATTATTGGTGAACCAGATGATTTTGATGAATCAGTTTCAGATCTTTTGGCAGAAGTGGAGGCAATGGAGTCACTTGGTGGCTTGGAATCTCCCACTTCAATTATGAAACGTAGCGAGGAATTGACTGATGGTTCTAAAAATCTTTGTCTCAGTTTTGCAGAGCTTAGCCCAATACTTGATGCAGGTAAGGGCGATGCATTGAGCTCCACATGTGATTTACAGTTACTATCTCAGTCCACAGTAGCAGAGGAGCCATTACAACAAGCAGAtgtccatcatcatcatcaaagaatTTCAGGGGAGCTTTCCTCAAGAAATTCTAAAGTTGATGTGGGTTCAAACAACATTTGTGTTTCAAGTAATCAATGGGAGTCGGGCTCGGAAAATTCTTCTATTTTTCCATCCACTGAAACATTGGACATGACTGTAGATACCACTTGGAGACTTGGGTTGGAGAGTAGTACACAGTTGGGATGGGGAGGAATGGATCAACGAAATGCAAACACTGGCTGGGGAATAGGACAGGCGGCAGTGAACGCAAACAGAAGCTCAAATTCATGCACTTCTGTAGTAACTCCAAGCTTTGGGGATAGCCAGACAAGATACGGAAGTGATCGGTTTTCTGTGCCCAGAGATCGGGGTTTTCCAGGTCATGGTAGGGAACCAGGTTTAGTTAGAGGCAGAAATGCGTGGAACAGGCAACCAGTAGTCGGCGTTGGCAATGGAGGATCACACAGACCTCTGCCCAAAGGGCAACGGGTCTGTAAATTTTATGAAAATGGGTACTGTAGAAAGGGGGCATCCTGTCATTACTTCCACCCATGA